In the Armatimonas rosea genome, GCGCTGACGGTCTTTGGCGCAAGGCCCGACAACGATGCGCCCTACACCGCGATCCTGCCGCGCAAGGAGATTATCGGGGAGGTGAACGGGCGCACGGCCTACCGTGCTAAGGACAGCGAGCGCCTGCTCAACCCGCTCGCGGAGGAGTCCGAGGCCGATGAGGAGCTCAATGAGATCCTCTGGCGCTCGATCAAGGGGGTTAAGAGCACGCCGCCCGCCCGGCGCTACGGCCCCCTCGCCGCCGTCCACGAGAGAGACTAGAGGCGGGCTAGCTCTGCGAGGAGCTGGTCTGCCCAGGTGGAGAGACGCGTGCGGGTCGTGGTCCAGCTATCGTCGGTGTCGAGGGCGAGCCCTAAAAAGTGGCCGTCCTCGACACCGCGCGATGCCGTGAAGGTGTAGCCGTCGGTGGGCCAGTGGCCGATCAGGCGAGCCCCGCGTGCGCGCAGCTCCGCCCCAAGAATCCCCTGGGCGTCTTGGAACGTGTCCGGGTAGCAGAGCGCATCGCCCGAGCCAAAGAGCGCCACGGGCTTGCCCTCCAGCCGTAGCTTCCCGACCCGGCGCAACAGACACTCCCAGTCCCGCTGGAGCTCGCCTTCGTCCCAGGTAGGGCACCCCACGACCAGCGCATCGAACTCCAGGAGCCGCGCCGGGTCGATCCCGCTCACCGAGATCGCCCGCACCTGGGCATCGCTGCGCCCACAAAGAACCCGTGTGAGCTCCTCCGCAGCCTCTTCCGTATTGCCGGTCGTGCTACCGTAAAACACCCCAATGGAACGTACTTGCATGCGCACAGAGTAGCCGCGAGAGGGCAGAGGCGGCGTCCTCTAAATGGCAGATTTTGTGAGTTATCCACAGGTTATCCACAGGCTGTGGATAACTTTTTGGCAAAGAGCACCGCTGCCACCATTAGAAAGGCGACCGACCCAAAGAGCACGGGGCGTGGCCCGAGCGTGTCCCCGAGGGCGCCGGCGAGCAGGGTGCCCACGAGGCTCGCGCCCAGCCCTCCTACCTTGGTCACCGCGTTGATGCGGCTCAGGAGCTGCTCGGGGGCGAGCTGCTGGCGCAGGGTGGTCTGGTGGATATCGAAGATTGTCCAGCCAGGGTCGGTGAGGAGCTGGTTGCCCGCCAGAAAGACATAGCTCAGGGCGCTCCGAGCGGGGGCAAGGGGGACCAGGAGCATTCCTAGGGGGATGGTCGCAAAGCCCAGCACGGTGGCACGGGGCACCCCAAGGCGCTTGGCCAGCGGCTCGGCGAGGGTTGCGCCCAGCAGCGAGGTGACCCCGCCGATAGCAAAGACCATCCCCAGGTACTTGGGCTCCAGCGCCAGGGTGCGGGTCATGAAGAGCAGGATCAGCGGCCCCATGAGGGAGAACCCCAGCGAGAGCGCCACTTGGGCCAGGGCCAGGGCACGCAATGTCGGCTCGCCCTGCACGAAGCGCAGCCCCTCCGTCGCCTCGTGGAAGAGACCCAGCCCCTCGCTCTGGTCGGTGGGCGCAAGGACTCTATCGGGCTGGCGGATCAGGGCCAGGGAGACAGCGCTCACCAGAAAGGTCGCGGCATCGATCAGGAGCGCTTGGGGGCCGCCTAGGGTCTGCACCAGCCAGCCCGATGCCGAGAACGCGCAGATCTCCGCCACCGATGCGCTGGCGGAGAGGCGGCTATTGGCGCGGCCCAGCCCCTCGCTCTCGACCAGTTCGGGGAGGTAGGACTGGTAGGCGATCTCAAAGACCGTCGAGAGGGCACCCATGAGCGGCGCGACCGCAAAGAGATAGCCGAGGGAGAGCCTGCCCGTCAGCGCGAGCGCGGGAATGCTCGCCACCAGGAGAAAGCGCAGGATATCCGAGAGGATCATCACCGGGCGCTTGGTGCGCTTGTCTAGCCAGGCCCCCGCAAAGAGCCCGAGCAAAAAGCCGGGGAGCAGGTCGGCCAGCACCAGAAAGGCCATGTCGAGCGCCCGCGCGTGGAGAAAGAGCAGGGCGCACCAGGGCAGTGCGGTCCGGGTGA is a window encoding:
- a CDS encoding flavodoxin; protein product: MQVRSIGVFYGSTTGNTEEAAEELTRVLCGRSDAQVRAISVSGIDPARLLEFDALVVGCPTWDEGELQRDWECLLRRVGKLRLEGKPVALFGSGDALCYPDTFQDAQGILGAELRARGARLIGHWPTDGYTFTASRGVEDGHFLGLALDTDDSWTTTRTRLSTWADQLLAELARL
- a CDS encoding MFS transporter, whose translation is MSDFQKLWVGQAVSVFGSLITRTALPWCALLFLHARALDMAFLVLADLLPGFLLGLFAGAWLDKRTKRPVMILSDILRFLLVASIPALALTGRLSLGYLFAVAPLMGALSTVFEIAYQSYLPELVESEGLGRANSRLSASASVAEICAFSASGWLVQTLGGPQALLIDAATFLVSAVSLALIRQPDRVLAPTDQSEGLGLFHEATEGLRFVQGEPTLRALALAQVALSLGFSLMGPLILLFMTRTLALEPKYLGMVFAIGGVTSLLGATLAEPLAKRLGVPRATVLGFATIPLGMLLVPLAPARSALSYVFLAGNQLLTDPGWTIFDIHQTTLRQQLAPEQLLSRINAVTKVGGLGASLVGTLLAGALGDTLGPRPVLFGSVAFLMVAAVLFAKKLSTACG